GCAGCCCGACATCAGGAGGCTCGCAAGCAGGAAAATCAGGAACCGTCTCATCGCGCGTCGCCTCCCAAGGGTCACAGCTCCGGCGCGACCAGGCCCACCGGTATTTGCGTGCGGACGCCCGTCGCGGCATCGATCGCATCCAGCCGGTGCAGGGTCCGGTTGGTCTGGTAGAGCTTGCCCTGGTAGTAGAAGATGCCGTAGCTGAGGTCGGCGGAGCCGTAGGGCCCCGCGTTGAGGGTCGTGAGGGAGCCGTTCTTCATGGCGTAGACGGTGCCGTAGGCGAGGCGGGTGAAGTAGGCCGTGTCGATGCCGTTGCTCGCCATTCCCCCGAAGTCCGTCTCGATCCGCGTCGAGCGCTGCAGGCTGCCGTCGAGGGCCTTCTCGATCACGGTGATCCAGGCGGCGCTGCGCCCGTACGAGAAGAGCTCGCTCCCGATCAGGGTCCCTGCCGCGCGTGGGGCGCCGAAGTCTCCTCGCCCGAAGCCCGAGAGGAGGCCGGCGGCGAAGGCGGTGTAGTAGCCATCGTCCACGTGGTGCAGGGTGCCCCAGTCGGTGGTGTAGACGAGCTTGCCGTCGCTCTGCTTGAAGGTGCGGATTACGTTCGTGTACTGGGTGCGGATGCCGCTGACCGTGACCTCGTCGGCTGCGACCTGGCGGATGCTCGTGCCGCTGGTGTAGGTGAAGCCTCCCCCGTTGACGGTTTCGAGGTCGTAGGCGTCCCCCACGTCGAAGGCCGAGGCCACGGGGGTCGTGACGAGCTGGTAGTTTTCCAGCTTCGAGATCCGGTTCAGGCCCCACTCGTTGACGTAGACCTTGGAGCGGTCGCTGGCGAAGGCGAAGCCCCGCGGGAGGTTGAACCCTCCGATGGTGCGCGTCACCGCGCCGTTGGCAATGTTGATCTGGCGGATGTCCCCGCCGACCACGTGGCTGTTGACCCACAGGTCGTTGCGGCTCGCGTCCGAGCAGAAGTTGGTCGGCTTGTTGACCGTCTCGTACTCGGCCTGGAAGGCGCCGTTCGAGCCGTACACGACCAGGCTGCCGTTCCCCGAGGGGCCGAGGTAGTCCGCGACCCAGATCCGCCCGCTGCCGTCCACGTGGATGTCCTGGGCCTGGCGCAGGTGGGCGGAGTCCTTGAGGAAGGGGGTGACGGTCGCCTGGGTGGCGCTGAGGCGCTGGGCGCGCCAGATGGTCGCCTCGTCGGCCCCCAGGACGTAGTAGGTGCCGTCGGTGGGCCCGCCGGACTCGTCGCGGGCCATGGCGGTCGAGCGCCGCAAGATCCCGCGGTGGCGGACGGGGGGAAGCGAGAGGTTCGTCAGGTCGAACTCCAGCACCTCCCCCTGGTAGGCGAAGGTGGTCGCGGGCAGATCGACGCTGTTGTTGGCCCGCATGTAGAGCTTGTTGCCCAGGATCGAGAGATCGGACTCGCCGCACGCCCCGATGTTTCCCAGCACCTGGGCGACCGAGCCGTCCGGGCGCACCATGGTCAGGGAGCTGAGGCTCTTCTGGATGGTGTAGAAGTTGCCGGCGGCGTCCCGCACCAGCCCCCTGGCGTTCGAGAGGCCCTGGGCGAAGAGAGTGACCACGTTGCTGGCGTCGATCTTGAGGATGATGCCCGTGTCGGTCAGGATGAACTTGCCCTCGGCGTCCACCCAGATCGAGGTCGGATAGCTGATGCCGTACCCGATCTGCTTGCTCTCGGAGAGGGAGTTGACCCGGTAGATGCCGTTGCTCTTGCCGTCGGCCACGAAGAGGTAGCCGGAGGCGTCCGCGTCCATGCCCGCGGGCGAGGGCAGGCTCGCGAAGGAGGTGATGGGGCCGAAGGTCAGCGGGGTGGTACCCGGCACCGAGGTCAGCGGCATGCGGTAGACCGAGTTGCCCAGGTAGTTGCTGACGTAGAAGTTGCCTCGGTTGTCGAAGGCGACCCCCCAGGGTCCGCTCAGCCCGTTGACGACCTCGATGGCCGTGCCGGTGGTGGGGGTGGTGAGGTCGACCGCCAGAGCGTTGCTCGCCGCGTAGTTGGCGACGTAGAGCTTTCCGTCCGGGCCGAAGCTGAGGCCGCGTGGCGCGCTCAGGGGCGCACCTGTAACCGCCACCGCCTGGGCGGCGGCGCCGGCACCGGTCACCACGTAGATCTGGTGGGTCGACGCGTCACTCACGTACAGGGCGCCCGTCGCGGCGAAGGCCATGCCGCTGGGATTGGCGACCCCGCCAGCCGCGCTGTAGGGGGTGACCGTGGGCGGGGTCGAACCCAGGTCGATCTGGACGATCTGCTTGGCGGCGCCACCGCAGGCGACGTACAGCCGCTGGTACCCGCTCGGGCCGAAGGTCAGGTTCTTCGGGGCGTCGAGCCCGCCGACCAGGACACGCACGCTCGTACGATCGGTGCCTGGCACCTGTTCGACGATCGAGACGGTGCCGAGGGGCGGGTTGGCCACGTAGATGTTGCCGCTGGGGTCGACCGCGCTGTGGCCGTCCTTGCTGGCGAGGCGAAAGCGCGGCCCGATGAGGGTCTTGCCTCCCACCTCGACCCGGATGGTGCCGTTGACGGCCCCGAGCGGCACGCGGACGGTCAGCCGCGTGAAGTCCGCCGCCACCGAGGTGACGGTGCCCTCCACGCTTCCGGCGCCGTCGGTCGCGAAGAAGACCTTGTTGCCTGCGAGGTTGGGGGCGAAGTTGGTGCCGATCAGGTCGATGGTCTGGTTGGCGACCTGAGAGTCAGGCTCGAGGTACAGCACCGAGAAGGGCACGTCCAGGACGATCAGGGTGTTCAGGGCGGGGTCGTCGCTGGCCATGACGATCCACTTGAACGGATCCCGGTTCTTGGCGAGGGCGTCGTTCACCAGGTCGCTGCCGTGGCGGACCATGGCCCGCGGGATCAGGGTCTCGTCCGGCAGCTTGAGGCTGTCGGCGTAGGCCCCATCGGGGGCGCCGACCAGGACGCTGCCGAGCAGGCTCAGTGGGGCGATCGCCCGCGCGGTCCCCTTGCGCAGGCCATGGATCATCGACAGGGCGGTGGTGGTCTGGTTGATCGTGAGCCCGTTCCCCGTCAGGCTGGTGAGGGTCTGCCAGACGCCGTCCCGGTAGGTGCCGAGCGTTCGGACCCGCACCGAGTCCGCGCCGACGGCGTTGTAGTTGCTGTCGTCGATCTTGAGGCCTTTCGAGGCCTCGATGTAGTAAAGGGAGTCCTTGGCGGGACGGAACCCGTTGGAGAAGTGCAGGACGAAGCGCCCCTTGGCGTCGGTCAGCGCGGAGCTCACGGTGTTGCCGCTCTGGGCGTCGATCAGGGTGACGGTCGCCGCGAGGGCGACGTCGGTGTCGATGCTCGCCTGGGCGCCGCGATCGCCGAAGTCAACCCGGCCTTCGAGAGGGGAGCTCGAGAGGGCCGTCGTCTCGGCCGGAAGGCCGACGCGCGGTTGGGTGAGCGGCTTGGGGCATGCCGTGAGCAAGAGAGCGAATGCGAGCCCTGCAAGCCAAGCGGTGGCCTTGAGGCGAGGTGCCGTGAGCATGGGCCTCCCCGGTCGTGTGCGGAAGGGATGTCGACTCGTTTAAAGATTCCCTTACCCGGACCGAGCAGGGAATATTCACGCCGAAAAGCCCCCCCGTCCTTCGAAGGACGGGGGGGCTTTTCGGCGGAAGCTAGGCGTTGGTCTCGCCGGTTTCCTTGACGACCAGCGCCTGGGCGACCAGCTCGGCGATGTCCATGGTCTTGACCTCGCCGGTCTTGCCCTTGGCGTCCACGCCGTCCTTGAGCATGGTCAGGCAGAACGGGCAGCTCGAGGCGATGACCTTGGGGTTCTCCTTGAGGCCCTCCTCGACGCGGTTCTCGTTGATGCGATCGCCGATGGTCTCCTCCATCCACATGCGGCCGCCGCCGGCGCCGCAGCAGAAGGAGTTGTCGTGGTTGCGCTCGAACTCCTTGACGCCGTTGGTCGAGAGCAGGTCGATGACCACGCGCGGCTGCTCGTAGACGCCGTTGTAGCGGCCCATGTAGCACGAGTCGTGGAACATGACGTCCTCGAACTCCCTGCTGACCTGGATCTTGCCCGACTGCATCAGCTCGGCGAGGAACTCGCTGTGGTGAAGGACCTTGTAGTTGCCGCCGAACTGCGGGTACTCGTTCTTGATGGTGTTGTAGCAGTGGGGGCACGCGGTCAGCACCGTCTTGACGTCGTACTCGGTGAACTTGTCGACGTTGTACTTGGCGAGCTCCTGGAAGAGGTACTCGTTGCCGAGTCGTCGGGCCGAGTCGCCCGTGCAGCCCTCTTCCTTGCCCAGGATCGCGACCTGGATGCCCGCCGCGTCGAGCACCGTGATGAGGGACTTGGCGACCTTCTGGCTGCGCTCGTCGAACGACGACATGCAGCCCACGAAGTACAGGACCTCGACGGGCTTGTTCTCGGCCTTGGCCTCTTCCATGGTGAGGACGTTCATGTCCTTGGCCCAGTCGGCACGCTTGTCGTAGCCGATGCCCCAGGGGTTGCTCGAACGCTCCATTCCCGAGAAGACCTTGTTGAGCTCAGCGGGGAACTCGCCCTCCATCAGCACCTGGTTCTGGCGCATGGAGACGAGGCGGGGCACCTGCTCGATGAAGACCGGGCAGGCCGTCTCGCAGAAGCCGCAGCTGGTGCAGGCCCAGAGGGTCTCGGGCGAGATGACGTTGTCGATCAGCTTGACCGGCTCGGTCACGGCTGAGCCTGCCTCGTCCGCGGGCGGCGCCGACTTGGTCTCGGCGGTGGCGAACAGGTGGTGCTTCAGGTCGTCGTTGACGCCCTTGAGCGAGAGGGGCTTGTGGGTGACGTAGGTGGGGCAGCTCGAGAGGCAGCGACCGCACTCGGTGCAGGTGAAGAGGTCCAGCTCCTGCTTCCATGTCAGGTCGTTGATGGTCGCGATGCCGAAGGACTCGGCGTTCTCGTCCTCGAGGTCGAGCTTGGGGATCGCGAGCGCCGGCTGCTCCAGCTTGCGCATGAACACGTTGGGCAGGGCCGTGATGACGTGCATGTGTTTGGACTTGGTCAGGTACACGCCGAAGGCCATCAGTACGGCCACGTGCAGCCAGTAGGCCCCCACGTAGAGGGCGTTGACGACCCCCGAGGGCAGGCCCTTGAAGAGCATGGCCACCGCGCCGCCCGCGATGGAGTACCGCGCCTCCTCGGCCACGTGCGCCAGCTGATCCGGGCCCGGCAGCGCGAACAAGACGAACTTGGCCCCGTCGTAGACGAAGTCCGAGACCATCAGGAAGGCGATCAGGGACAGGATCAAGTAGGCCTCGAACGAGTTGGTGAGGCGCTCGGGCTTGATCACGATGCGGCGGTAGAAGGCGTAGCCCAGCATCACCAGCACCGTGACCTCGACGACGTCCTTGAGGAGGTTGTAGGCGTTGCCGATGACGCCCGGGATGTGCAGGTCCGCGACGTAGCCCGCGCCGATGAGCATGGTGCTTCGCAGCAGCAACAGGCAGAAGCCCCAGAAGATGAGGGCGTGCATCCAGCCGGCGCCCTTGTGGTTCTTGACCAGGCGCTTCTGGAGGATGCCGTACTCCCAGAGGCTCTTGAGGCGCTCGGGGATGCGGTCGAGACGGTTCTCGGGCTTGGCCTCGAGCAAGAGGCTGAACTTCTGCCAGCCGAAGTAGGCGAAGAAGCCGCCTGCCACCAAGATCATGAGGGTGATGAGTATCGGACCCATGTCGATTCAATCCAATTCTAGGCGTGGGCCTGGTGCGAGCGTCGGGGTTAGTAAGTCGGGGTTAGTACGTCGGGTGCTTCATGTGCGAGAGGGGCGGTCCGAAAACCGCCCCTTGCGCGTTGCCTCTGGGTCTAGCGGGCGGCGGTCGCCGCGCCCGCCTTGATCTTCGAGAGCTCCGAGATCAGGATGGGCACCGCCTCGAAGAGGTCCGCCACGAGCCCGTAGTCCGCCACGTTGAAGATGGGGGCGTCGGGATCGGTGTTGATGGCGATGATCACCTTGGATCCGGTCATGCCGGCCAGGTGCTGGATGGCGCCCGAGATGCCGATCGCGAAGTAGACCTGGGGGGCCACGACGCGGCCGGTCTGGCCGACCTGGCACGAGTGGGGCATCAGGCCGGAGTCGCAGACGGCGCGCGAGCCGCCGATGGCCGCACCCAGGGTGTCGGCGAGGCTCTCGATGAGCTTGACGCCCTCGGGGCCCTTCATGCCTCGGCCGCCGGCGACGACGATGTTGGCCTCGCCGAGGTCGACCTTGTCCGAGGTCTCCTTGAGGATCTCGCGCAGCACGACGCGCAGGTCGCTCTCGGGGGTCTCGAGGCGCACGACGTTGGCCGAGCCCGCGGCCTTGTCGGCCAGCTCGAAGGTGCCGGGCTGGGCGGTCACGACGGCCACGTCGCTCTTGAAGGCGACCTGGTTCATGACCTTGCCCGCGTAGGCCAGGCTCTTGACCGTGACCTTGCCGCCGTCGACCGAGACGGCCTTGGCGTCGGTCACCGCGCCGGCGCCGAGGCGCGCGGCGAGGCGAGGAGCCAGGTCCTTGCCGAGCTCCGAGCCGCTGACCAGCACCAGCTGGGCGCCGCTCTGCTTGGCGGCTTCGCTGACGACCTTGGCGTAGGGCAGGGTCAGGTAGCGCTCGAGGCTGGCGTCATCGGCAACGTAGACGGTCGAGGCGCCGTAAGCGGCGAGCTCGTCGCAGAGGCCCGAGACGCCCGAGCCGACCACGACCGCCGAGGTCTCGAGACCCCAGCGACGGCACTGGCTCAGCAGCTCGAGGCTGACCTTCTTGATGGAGTTGCCCTTGGTTTCGGCGATGACTAAGGCTTTCATGGATCTCCTCCTAAACCGGCAGCTTGCCGTCGTTGACGAGCCAGTTCACGAGTTCGCGCGTGATGGCGCCGACCTCGCCCGTCACCTTGCGGCCGGTCTTGCGGCCCTCGGGCTGCTCGCGATTGACGATCTCGGTCATGGAGCCCGCAACGCCCACCGCGTCGGCGGCAACGCCGATCTGCGCGAGCGAGAGCGTCTCGATCTCCTTCTTCTTGGCGCCCATGATCCCCTTCATGGTGGGGATGCGGGCCTCGCCGAAGTCGTTGCTGATGGTCAGGACGGCCGGAGTCTGGACCGTCAGGACCTCCTTGCCCTCGTCGCCGACGCGGCGGACCAGGAGGCCGCCCTCGGGCGAGCGCTGGGCGAAGATCAGGTTGGTCACCTGCGGCCAGTCGAGGAACTCGGCCAGCATGGGGCCGCCCTGAGCGGCGTCGGTGTCCTGGGCCTGCTTGCCCATCACGACCAGGTCGTAGCCGCGCGCTTTGGCCAGCTCGCTGACGGCCTTGGCGAAGGCGTAGGAATCGCTGCCGGCGAAGGCGTCGTCCTTGAGGTGGATGGCGCGGTCCGCGCCCATGCTCAGGCCCTTGCGCAGGGCCTCGAGGACCCGGTCGGGGCCGATGCTCAGGACGGTCACGTCGGCCTCGGCGGCGTCCTTGAGCTGGAGCGCGGCCTCGAGGGCCGACTCGTCGTAGGCATTGATGACGTAGCGCAGACCTTGGTCGGCGATCTGACCGTCCTTGAGCTGGATGTTCAGTTCGACGTCGACGACCTGCTTCAGGCAGACGAGGATCTTCATCGAGGAATGACCTCCGAAATCGATGCGTTGGCCATGCCCGCAGGGCACCGGCCTGGTTGAGGACTGGCGCGATCACGCACGGGAGACCCGGACGGCTGTCAAGAGGTAATCGCAACTTGCCTTTCGGCACGCCATCAACTTTACCACTGAAGCCGCAGTTTGTCCCGGCGTCACGCCCCAGGCGCGACGAAGATCACATGCCCGCTGTGGGGACGGTTATCGTAGCGAGCAGGCGTCCATGGCACGATCGGCCTCGAACGAGGCTGTTCGACCACGCTTGCCCGGAGGTGACGCGCCGTGATGACCGCGATGGATCCCCCCTCGATGCTTCTCCTCGAGCGCCGTCGCCTGGCCGAGAAGGTCCGCGAGCACCTGCCGCTGGTCAGGCGGCTGGCGCGAAGCCACCACCTGCGCTCGGGCGTCGAGCTCGACGACCTGGTCCAGGTGGGCTGCGTGGGCCTCCTGCGCGCCATCCGGCGCTTCGACCCCACCCTTGGGCGGCTCTTCGAGGCCTACGCTTCGACGATGATCGTGGGCGAGATCATGCACTACCTGCGCGACAGCGCCACGTTGATCCGGGCGCCGCGCGAGCTCACCGAGCTGCGATCCACGGTCAGGGCGGCCACCTCGCGTCTCGAGCAGCAGGTCCAGCGCGAGCCGAGCTGCGAGGAGATCGCCCGGATGACGGGGCTGTGTCCCGCCAAGGTCGAAGAGGTGGTGGCCATGGACCGCCAGGTGCGCCCGCTCTCCCTGGATGCGGCCATGGACGCCGAGGACGAGGCATCCCCCATGCGCCTCCAGCTGGTGGACCAGCGCCAGAGGGCGGCCACGCTCGCCGCCGAGGACCACATCATGGTGAGCCAGGCCATCGCCCAGCTCAGCCCCAGGAGCCGCGAGGTGATCGAGCTCTCCTTCTTCCAGGATCTCCCCCAGCAGGAGGTCGGGCGCCGCCTTGGCGTCTCGCAGACCCAGGTCTCGCGCCGGGTGCGAATGGCCCTGCGCGAGCTGTGCCAGCTGATGAGCGACGGGCGCTCAGCCCCCGAGAATCGACGGTAGCTTCCGCACGACGGCGCGGACCAGGGCCTCCTCGTCGGCGTCGAGCCGGGTGCGGCTCAGGAGCCGGCGCAGGGTGTGCGCCTTGCTCGCGGCGTCGTGCGCCCGGAAGACTCCCAGCCGCTTCAGGGCGTCGGTGAGGTGCCGGCCCAGGTCGTCGAGGGAGGCCTCCGAGGCGGCCGCAGCCAGCAGCGGCTTCTCCTCGCGGGGGCCGTGCTCGCTTGCCAGGTACCACTCGTAGGCGAAGACGTTGACCGCCATGGCCAGGTTGAGGCAGGCCTCGGGCTCGCCCGGGATCCGCGCGATCTGGTGGAAGCGCTTGAGAGTCTCTTTCAGAAGGCCGTGTCGCTCGGTGCCGAAGACCAGGGCCACGCTTCCGGCTTCGGCGTAGTCGCGCGCGAGCGTCGCCACCTCGCGCGGCTCGCGGGTGCGCAGGTCCGCGGCCTCGTAGGGGCGGGCGGTGGTCCCCACGGCGAAGACCACCCCGTCGAGGGCCTCGTCGAGGGTGTCGACCGCCCGCGCGTCGCTCAGGATGGCGTCGGCGCCCGCCGCCAGGCGCACGGCGCTCGGGTGGGTGGGCGAGATCCCGCCCTCGGCGATCACGAGGTCGGAAAGGCCGAAGTGGCGCATGGCGCGGGCAACCGCCCCCACGTTGTCGGGCAGGGTGGGCTGGACGAGGACGATCCGGGTCGCGGCGATCAGCTTGGACATGGGGCCTTCTAGCTCAAGACGTGGAGGGCGCGGGGGACGACCCGCAGGGCGAATTCCCGGGCGTGGGCGAGCACCTCGCCGTCCCCGATGAAGGTCTTGGGGACGGTGCTGGTGAGGGCGACCGTCTCGCCCTCGATCAGCCGGATCTCCCTGCGGCGGGTGTGCGAGCCGCCGAGGCTCATCAGGGTGACCGTCAAGATGGCCCCCAGCCGGCTGCGGCGGCCCATGACGCAGACGCCGAGGCGGCCGTCGTCCGGGCGGGCCGAAGGGTAGGGGACCACCAGCTTGCCCAGAGACGGCTGGTTGTTCACGAAGAGGGCGATGGTCGGGATGAGGCCGTGGTCCTCGCCGTCCACCTCCACCGTGAGGTCGCTGACGATGGCGCGGGCGCCGGCCAGCAGGCCGAAGCTGTAGAGGACATAGACCAGGGCCCCCAGGCGGCGCACCGCCTTGCTGACGAGGCCCGGCCTCGCCTTGAGGCGGTTGACGCCCACTGCGGTGTCGCTCACCACCCCGATGCCACCCGCCGTCACGAACAGGCGCCCGTTGACCTCGATCAGGTCCAGGGCCCGCTCGCGCGGGTTTCGGACCAGGGCGCAGGCGCGCTCGAGGCCAAGCGGGATGCCCAGCTGGCGGGCCAGGTCGTTGGCGGTCCCGGCCGGGACGATCGCGAGCCTCACCGGGGTGTGCGCCAGCTCGTTGAGCACGACGTTGACGGTGCCGTCGCCGCCGACCACCACGACGGTGTCGACGCCGTCGGACGCCGCACTTCGGGCCGCCGACACCAGGTCCTCGTAGGAGTCGGGCACGACGATCTCGAAGTCGAGGCCGTCCAGCGCGCGAGAAAGACGAGCGAGCAGGTTGCGCTTGCAGCCGTTGCGGGCCT
This Pantanalinema sp. DNA region includes the following protein-coding sequences:
- a CDS encoding NHL repeat-containing protein, producing the protein MLTAPRLKATAWLAGLAFALLLTACPKPLTQPRVGLPAETTALSSSPLEGRVDFGDRGAQASIDTDVALAATVTLIDAQSGNTVSSALTDAKGRFVLHFSNGFRPAKDSLYYIEASKGLKIDDSNYNAVGADSVRVRTLGTYRDGVWQTLTSLTGNGLTINQTTTALSMIHGLRKGTARAIAPLSLLGSVLVGAPDGAYADSLKLPDETLIPRAMVRHGSDLVNDALAKNRDPFKWIVMASDDPALNTLIVLDVPFSVLYLEPDSQVANQTIDLIGTNFAPNLAGNKVFFATDGAGSVEGTVTSVAADFTRLTVRVPLGAVNGTIRVEVGGKTLIGPRFRLASKDGHSAVDPSGNIYVANPPLGTVSIVEQVPGTDRTSVRVLVGGLDAPKNLTFGPSGYQRLYVACGGAAKQIVQIDLGSTPPTVTPYSAAGGVANPSGMAFAATGALYVSDASTHQIYVVTGAGAAAQAVAVTGAPLSAPRGLSFGPDGKLYVANYAASNALAVDLTTPTTGTAIEVVNGLSGPWGVAFDNRGNFYVSNYLGNSVYRMPLTSVPGTTPLTFGPITSFASLPSPAGMDADASGYLFVADGKSNGIYRVNSLSESKQIGYGISYPTSIWVDAEGKFILTDTGIILKIDASNVVTLFAQGLSNARGLVRDAAGNFYTIQKSLSSLTMVRPDGSVAQVLGNIGACGESDLSILGNKLYMRANNSVDLPATTFAYQGEVLEFDLTNLSLPPVRHRGILRRSTAMARDESGGPTDGTYYVLGADEATIWRAQRLSATQATVTPFLKDSAHLRQAQDIHVDGSGRIWVADYLGPSGNGSLVVYGSNGAFQAEYETVNKPTNFCSDASRNDLWVNSHVVGGDIRQINIANGAVTRTIGGFNLPRGFAFASDRSKVYVNEWGLNRISKLENYQLVTTPVASAFDVGDAYDLETVNGGGFTYTSGTSIRQVAADEVTVSGIRTQYTNVIRTFKQSDGKLVYTTDWGTLHHVDDGYYTAFAAGLLSGFGRGDFGAPRAAGTLIGSELFSYGRSAAWITVIEKALDGSLQRSTRIETDFGGMASNGIDTAYFTRLAYGTVYAMKNGSLTTLNAGPYGSADLSYGIFYYQGKLYQTNRTLHRLDAIDAATGVRTQIPVGLVAPEL
- a CDS encoding (Fe-S)-binding protein is translated as MILVAGGFFAYFGWQKFSLLLEAKPENRLDRIPERLKSLWEYGILQKRLVKNHKGAGWMHALIFWGFCLLLLRSTMLIGAGYVADLHIPGVIGNAYNLLKDVVEVTVLVMLGYAFYRRIVIKPERLTNSFEAYLILSLIAFLMVSDFVYDGAKFVLFALPGPDQLAHVAEEARYSIAGGAVAMLFKGLPSGVVNALYVGAYWLHVAVLMAFGVYLTKSKHMHVITALPNVFMRKLEQPALAIPKLDLEDENAESFGIATINDLTWKQELDLFTCTECGRCLSSCPTYVTHKPLSLKGVNDDLKHHLFATAETKSAPPADEAGSAVTEPVKLIDNVISPETLWACTSCGFCETACPVFIEQVPRLVSMRQNQVLMEGEFPAELNKVFSGMERSSNPWGIGYDKRADWAKDMNVLTMEEAKAENKPVEVLYFVGCMSSFDERSQKVAKSLITVLDAAGIQVAILGKEEGCTGDSARRLGNEYLFQELAKYNVDKFTEYDVKTVLTACPHCYNTIKNEYPQFGGNYKVLHHSEFLAELMQSGKIQVSREFEDVMFHDSCYMGRYNGVYEQPRVVIDLLSTNGVKEFERNHDNSFCCGAGGGRMWMEETIGDRINENRVEEGLKENPKVIASSCPFCLTMLKDGVDAKGKTGEVKTMDIAELVAQALVVKETGETNA
- a CDS encoding electron transfer flavoprotein subunit alpha/FixB family protein, translated to MKALVIAETKGNSIKKVSLELLSQCRRWGLETSAVVVGSGVSGLCDELAAYGASTVYVADDASLERYLTLPYAKVVSEAAKQSGAQLVLVSGSELGKDLAPRLAARLGAGAVTDAKAVSVDGGKVTVKSLAYAGKVMNQVAFKSDVAVVTAQPGTFELADKAAGSANVVRLETPESDLRVVLREILKETSDKVDLGEANIVVAGGRGMKGPEGVKLIESLADTLGAAIGGSRAVCDSGLMPHSCQVGQTGRVVAPQVYFAIGISGAIQHLAGMTGSKVIIAINTDPDAPIFNVADYGLVADLFEAVPILISELSKIKAGAATAAR
- a CDS encoding electron transfer flavoprotein subunit beta/FixA family protein → MKILVCLKQVVDVELNIQLKDGQIADQGLRYVINAYDESALEAALQLKDAAEADVTVLSIGPDRVLEALRKGLSMGADRAIHLKDDAFAGSDSYAFAKAVSELAKARGYDLVVMGKQAQDTDAAQGGPMLAEFLDWPQVTNLIFAQRSPEGGLLVRRVGDEGKEVLTVQTPAVLTISNDFGEARIPTMKGIMGAKKKEIETLSLAQIGVAADAVGVAGSMTEIVNREQPEGRKTGRKVTGEVGAITRELVNWLVNDGKLPV
- a CDS encoding sigma-70 family RNA polymerase sigma factor, coding for MTAMDPPSMLLLERRRLAEKVREHLPLVRRLARSHHLRSGVELDDLVQVGCVGLLRAIRRFDPTLGRLFEAYASTMIVGEIMHYLRDSATLIRAPRELTELRSTVRAATSRLEQQVQREPSCEEIARMTGLCPAKVEEVVAMDRQVRPLSLDAAMDAEDEASPMRLQLVDQRQRAATLAAEDHIMVSQAIAQLSPRSREVIELSFFQDLPQQEVGRRLGVSQTQVSRRVRMALRELCQLMSDGRSAPENRR
- a CDS encoding TrmH family RNA methyltransferase gives rise to the protein MSKLIAATRIVLVQPTLPDNVGAVARAMRHFGLSDLVIAEGGISPTHPSAVRLAAGADAILSDARAVDTLDEALDGVVFAVGTTARPYEAADLRTREPREVATLARDYAEAGSVALVFGTERHGLLKETLKRFHQIARIPGEPEACLNLAMAVNVFAYEWYLASEHGPREEKPLLAAAASEASLDDLGRHLTDALKRLGVFRAHDAASKAHTLRRLLSRTRLDADEEALVRAVVRKLPSILGG
- a CDS encoding YegS/Rv2252/BmrU family lipid kinase, whose amino-acid sequence is MPGNIRVIVNRKARNGCKRNLLARLSRALDGLDFEIVVPDSYEDLVSAARSAASDGVDTVVVVGGDGTVNVVLNELAHTPVRLAIVPAGTANDLARQLGIPLGLERACALVRNPRERALDLIEVNGRLFVTAGGIGVVSDTAVGVNRLKARPGLVSKAVRRLGALVYVLYSFGLLAGARAIVSDLTVEVDGEDHGLIPTIALFVNNQPSLGKLVVPYPSARPDDGRLGVCVMGRRSRLGAILTVTLMSLGGSHTRRREIRLIEGETVALTSTVPKTFIGDGEVLAHAREFALRVVPRALHVLS